A stretch of DNA from Nitrospiria bacterium:
TTGTGCGGGTCCCATTCTCGGCATCATCATTACGCTGGCCACCGTTCAGGGATCGTTCGCGCATACACTGCTCCTGATGGGCGGGTATTCCCTCGGGGCCGCCGTTCCGATGCTGCTGATCGGGTACGGGGGGCAAACGGTCTCCCGCCGGATGCAACGTTTTCGGGCGTGGGGGCCGGTCTCTCATAAACTCCTGGGGGCCCTGACCCTCGCCGCGGTCGTCGGGCTCTATTTCAACCTGGATACCTGGCTCCTTTCCCATCTTCCGGGACAACTCTTCGTGACCAACGAAATTGAAAAACGATTGGTCGAAAAGAAAGGGACCGCGTCAATTCGACAAGGCGATTCGGAACCCACCGATTTGCGTTCGGGAGTCGCCCTGGCCTCGGCCGAAGGCATCCCGCTGCCTGTCCTGGGTTCGATCCCGGAGTTTTCCCGCATTACGGCTTGGATCAATTCCACCGCTTTGTCCGCCTCCGAATTAAAAGGCAAAGTGGTCCTGGTCGATTTCTGGACCTATTCCTGTATCAACTGTATT
This window harbors:
- a CDS encoding cytochrome c biogenesis protein/redoxin, with translation MNWGLELLSIAAGLLTVLSPCILPVLPPLLSASVATPFRHRPFWIVLGLAGAFTLFGTTFALFGSFLGISNALLRHAALGILFFFGLSLIWPRLWEGMGNRISFLAQRMTGINRLGPEPGRLNALLIGGSLGLIWAPCAGPILGIIITLATVQGSFAHTLLLMGGYSLGAAVPMLLIGYGGQTVSRRMQRFRAWGPVSHKLLGALTLAAVVGLYFNLDTWLLSHLPGQLFVTNEIEKRLVEKKGTASIRQGDSEPTDLRSGVALASAEGIPLPVLGSIPEFSRITAWINSTALSASELKGKVVLVDFWTYSCINCI